The genomic stretch GCGATTATGGGGATGGGCCCTGTTGGGTTAATGGCTGTTGCCGCAGCTAAAGCATTTGGGGCAGGCACAATCATTGTCACCGACTTAGAGCCGCTGCGGTTAGAAGCTGCGAAAAAAATGGGAGCGACTCACATTATTAATATACGTGAACAGGATGCACTTGAAGAGATTAAAACGATCACGAATGATAGAGGCGTTGATGTTGCTTGGGAAACAGCAGGGAATCCAGCGGCATTGCAATCCGCACTGGCTTCTGTGCGCCGGGGCGGAAAATTGGCGATTGTCGGTTTGCCTTCACAGAACGAGATTCCGCTCAACGTGCCGTTTATTGCGGATAATGAGATTGATATTTACGGGATCTTCCGTTATGCCAATACGTATCCAAAGGGAATCGAATTTCTTGCTTCAGGCATTGTGGACACGAAGCATCTAGTAACGGACCAATATTCGCTGGAGCAGACGCAAGATGCGATGGAGCGGGCGCTTCAATTTAAGAATGAATGTTTAAAAGTGATGGTGTATCCAAATCGCTGAGTGAACAGGGAGGATCTTCGTATT from Bacillus subtilis subsp. subtilis str. 168 encodes the following:
- the gutB gene encoding glucitol (sorbitol) dehydrogenase (Evidence 1a: Function from experimental evidences in the studied strain; PubMedId: 1460002, 8195086, 8195087, 12897001, 19784641; Product type e: enzyme) codes for the protein MTHTVPQNMKAAVMHNTREIKIETLPVPDINHDEVLIKVMAVGICGSDLHYYTNGRIGNYVVEKPFILGHECAGEIAAVGSSVDQFKVGDRVAVEPGVTCGRCEACKEGRYNLCPDVQFLATPPVDGAFVQYIKMRQDFVFLIPDSLSYEEAALIEPFSVGIHAAARTKLQPGSTIAIMGMGPVGLMAVAAAKAFGAGTIIVTDLEPLRLEAAKKMGATHIINIREQDALEEIKTITNDRGVDVAWETAGNPAALQSALASVRRGGKLAIVGLPSQNEIPLNVPFIADNEIDIYGIFRYANTYPKGIEFLASGIVDTKHLVTDQYSLEQTQDAMERALQFKNECLKVMVYPNR